The genomic region CGACCGGTCGAGGCCTACGGCGGTGACGTGAACGCCAGCCTGCGCGACGACAACACCTCGGCCTACAACTGCCGCCGGCCAGACCAGATCAATGCACCGCCGCAGTTCTCCCCGCACGCGAACGGTCGCGCCATCGACATCAATCCCCGGGAGAACCCCTGGATGGATCTTCGCTGCCAGTGCTGGGTCCCCACCCCGGAGACCCGGGCGCGCGTCCCCGGCCCCGGTGTCATCGTCAAGGGTGGACTGGTCTGGCGGCTCTTCCGCGAACGGGGCTGGATCTGGCAGAACATCAAGGTTCCCGACTACATGCACTTCGACACCGGCTACCCCTCACGGCCCTACACGCCCTCATGACTCTCACACGGCCCCTGCCACAACAGGAACTCCGAGACAGCCGCCCGCGCCGACGCGGCTCGCGAGGACGAACGGCAGCAGCGCTCCTCAGCGTGATCGCGGGAGGCGCCCTGTCTCTGGCCTTCGACCCGGTCGGGGCGAGTCTCCTAGGTCCTGTTTCCATCGCCGCCTTCACAGTCGCTGTGTGCCTGTTCGCGGACACCGCTCGCGGCGGCGCCGTCCTCGGCTACCTGTTCGGCTTCGCCTTCCTCGCCGCGCACGTGTGGTGGCTCAAGGACTCCATCGGCCCGGGCGCGTGGGCGGCGGTCACCTTCGTCGAATCGCTGTGGTTCGCGGCAATGGGAGCGCTGATTCCTCTGCTGCGCCGCCTGCCGGCCTGGCCGGTGCTCGTGGCTGTCATGTGGTCGTCGGTCGAGGTGGTCCGACAGATGTGGCCCTTCGGCGGCTTCCCGTGGGGCCAGGTCGGGTTCACCACGGTCGATACGCCGGTGTCGGCTGCACTGCCGTACGTCGGCGTTACCGGCGCGGGATTCATCATCGCGCTGCTCGCGACCGCAGTGGCCTATGGCGTTGTCGCGGGTCGTTGTAACCCCCGCCGGGCGGTGCTCTACCTTGCCGCTCCGCTTGC from Nocardioides salarius harbors:
- a CDS encoding M15 family metallopeptidase encodes the protein MKRVGVWRPGCPLARTDLRRVEVNHYTFDGTVERGALVVNRDVAPAIAVIFTELFDKKFPIRKMRPVEAYGGDVNASLRDDNTSAYNCRRPDQINAPPQFSPHANGRAIDINPRENPWMDLRCQCWVPTPETRARVPGPGVIVKGGLVWRLFRERGWIWQNIKVPDYMHFDTGYPSRPYTPS